Part of the Prunus dulcis chromosome 8, ALMONDv2, whole genome shotgun sequence genome is shown below.
AtctgtagagagagagaagtatCAAGTTTTAGAACTTGATAGAATGATAACATACTGCTGtgaatttgtttaattaaacGAGTTTCGAGTTTTTCGATGAACTTGCCTATCATATTTGCATTTGTGTGTTTCGACGAACCCCCAATGCTTCAATGACATTTAGCTCCATCGCACATATATTTCTTAACAGCAATCTTGtcatttgtttgatttgcCCATTCTTTTAGAAATCAGTTCTCTCGAATTTGATACAAGAGATAGAACCCTTGAACGTGAGCCTTATTCAGAAAGATGTTCCACCTACTACCGTGGATGCCATGAAAAGGACGATTTCGGGCATGTTGGGATTACTTCCATCTGATCAATTTCAAGTTCTTATTGAGGCCTTATGGGAACCTCTATCTAAGTTGTTGGTTTCTTCAATGATGACTGGGTATGTTAATCTTCTATATCCAATGCAACAGTTTAGTTATGTTTTGTAATTCTCCTTTTTGGCTGTTCTGAGAGAGAACTCTAATATTGTTTGGTCAAATTGTTTACTTCTCTTCCATTAAGGTCtgtatttagtttttttcacTCGTTAGCCAATTACAGGTTTGATGTTAGTGGTTATTTGATGCAGTGGAACTGATACTCAAACAATTAGCTAGTTAAAATTGACATACTATTAGATGTTGTTACTTAAAGTATGTTTGTATTCattaagaacaaaagtgaatCAAAATTCTGGAGGTGTACTTGACATCCTATAgaatttcttctttaattgCAGGTATACCTTAAGGAATGCTGAATATAGGCTTTGCCTAGAACGGAATTTTGATATGTGTGAcacaaaacttgaaaaacaaacacCAGAAAATTCTGAGGTTGATTTGCAAGGGATGTTGCTTGAAAGTGcaaacataatcaaatttcCTTCAAAAGATGAGTTTTCATCCAAAGATGGAGAAGTTACTGAAGACTCATTGGAGAATATTGATATTCAAGGTCTTGGTGAAGTGTCTCCTGAGGCTCTACAATATGTTCTTCATTTGCAGGCTCATTTATCTTCTGTCAAAAAGGTATTCAGTAGCATTTTATGGAATCTTCCATGGTAGGAAAAGAAGTTCAAGTTAATGACATGAATTTGTTGGGTTTCACGATTCATTCAGTGATCAGCTCAGCTTATCACGCTCTTATGTGGAAGCATCTAAAGTAATGTTCAGTTTTGCCCCATGCTTAACTCCAGAAATGGTAAAGTGATAGGCACTTGTTAAAAGCATTGAAGAACAAGGGTGGAATGGAAGTGTTAGCCCCAGCAAAATTGTATTTAGAGATCACATGTTTACTAATTCAAGTTGCTGGGTTTGGAAGTTTTGTTGGCTGTATGAACGAGTCATTGTTTAGTGCTAAAGTTGATGGGATGCCAATGGTCATCCCATGTACAGCAGAGTGAAATGATGGGTTTGCGCAATATAGAAGGCCATAATGCTGTCTTTTATGCAAGTCCCAAGTTTGTACCCCAGAACCAGAAAGTTTTATCATTTGCTTATACTGATTGAATTTTCTTCTGATAAAAAATCAGTCTTTTAATTGCAGTTAtcagaaacaaaataaaccatgtatgttttgaatttcttttctatttccaaGTGAGTTTTCATTGGCATGATTGAgattttctccatttttcatAGGAATTCTCATGTttaccttttttgttttcttgaaggAACTCCATGATGTCAAGAGAAAAAGTGCTGCTCTTCAAATGCAACAGTTTGttggagaagaaaagaatgatTTGCTGGACTATTTGAGATCACTACAGCCAGAAAAGGTTTCCATTTAATACAACATTCAAAAGTTATTTTCTTAGTTTGGTCTTCCAAATAGTAGTTGAATTCAGCATTGCTGATGGTGGATCTTTGTGCATAGTCATATGCTAGTGATCGGGGGGTAGGTACTGCAGGCTTTACATTAGATTTGGTGATTATTAGCCTTTTAATGCTAGCTCTTGTACACCAGTACCATCCTGCAGTGAATAGTATGTCTTTGGAGCCTAATGAAACTTTTTGCTCTAGGGGATTTACCCTACAACCTTGATCAATGAAGTTCCTCGTAATCCCCTTTATTGATAAAATGacataagaaaaagaagtgaaaTTAATAACAGTTGGTCAGACATCCTTCTTTCCTTTCCCTATTCTCTATACATTCAAAATGGTgttgtttcttcctttttcaagGATCACATCATAGCAATTCCtaacatttttttgtttaacttGGAAAAAAGGTCCAGGTTTACTACTGATGTTATTTCAGAGTACCAGTTGCATTGCTACCATCCTACCATCGGAAAATAGTGTCTCGTTTTCCACCGGTTGATTGATTTCATAAACTATTAAATCTTCATCATGCTCTAAACTCCTTGAGTAGCCAGATCAATGCAATCCTTCACTTTCCCCCATCTTTTAAACTAATAATATATGCTGACGTGATAGTCTAATTCATGTCCATGGATGTATAGGGATGATGTGGCTTTTGGTTAACTGTCGGACTCGTTGGACATGATCAGGTTACAGTAACATAATTCTACATTGatctttctaatttttcttcctGTATATTAGATTGTACAATAGTTGATAATCACTACCAGATTTCCTCCTCCATGTTTCTCTGACGTATGGTTGTGCTCTAACCTTGGGGTATTTATgggtaaaaaaatttcaagtttagCTTCTTCTAGTAACCCCGGCCGGGCTGTTTCCGATTTATATCTTGTGATTGACACAATAAACTCTGTGAACAGGTAGCTGAGTTATCAGAACCAACATCACCTGAACTGAAAGAAATAATCCACTCTGTTATCCACGGTCTACTTGCAACCCTTTCACCGAAGATGCATTCTAAGGCACCTCCTTTATCTGATAATGCCTCAACTGGAATATTAAATGTTGGGAGTGAAGATTGTGCTGAACTTGTTGAGAACACTTCACTTCAGTTTCAGCCACTTATTTCATTAACGCGGGACTACCTAGCACGTCTCCTCTTCTGGTTAGGCCAGCTCCTTTTTCTGTTCTTATTATGCAAAGGTTTTTTTTCCGTCCATTCTATTCCTTTTCTGTTGGGCACTTTATTGTGTGCTAATTTGGAATTTGACCCGACAAGCCATTATTCAATCCATTCTTTGTTCTATTACTTTCAAGATATAGTCCTACAAATGCTCCTGTCATCCATTTTCATTCATccagttttttctttttctgaagGTGCATGCTTCTAGGACACTACCTCAAAGGTCTTGAGTATCGGATGGAGCTGACGGAACTTTTGTCCCTGACTAACGATACTGAAAGTGATACCCTTGATGGCAACCAAATTGCATAAATGCTTGTCTCCCTTCTATCCATT
Proteins encoded:
- the LOC117637348 gene encoding uncharacterized protein LOC117637348 gives rise to the protein MATLPSFVSFSSSLPLLPLRPPPLHPLIFSTTTSNLKPRRFSGLVLASSSASPFDDLSSRSSSRPIQSSKSKKSVLSNLIQEIEPLNVSLIQKDVPPTTVDAMKRTISGMLGLLPSDQFQVLIEALWEPLSKLLVSSMMTGYTLRNAEYRLCLERNFDMCDTKLEKQTPENSEVDLQGMLLESANIIKFPSKDEFSSKDGEVTEDSLENIDIQGLGEVSPEALQYVLHLQAHLSSVKKELHDVKRKSAALQMQQFVGEEKNDLLDYLRSLQPEKVAELSEPTSPELKEIIHSVIHGLLATLSPKMHSKAPPLSDNASTGILNVGSEDCAELVENTSLQFQPLISLTRDYLARLLFWCMLLGHYLKGLEYRMELTELLSLTNDTESDTLDGNQIA